The nucleotide sequence CCGGCGCGAACGCCTACGATCCGGCCGAGCTCACCGCCGTTGATGAACCGCGCGAGCGTTTGGACGTCGGTGCGATAGCGGTGGTTGTTCGCCACGGCGACGACCCGGTCGGCGCGCGTCGCCGCGGCGAGAATTCGGTCCACGCCGCGCGAGTGCAGCGCCAGCGGGCGTTCGCAGAGCACGTGCTTGCCCGACGCGAGCGCGCTCAAGGCGTGCGGCTCGTGGAGATGGTTGGGCGTCGCGATGACGACCGCGTCGAGGGCGTCCTGCTCCAGCAGATCCTCGATGTCGGTGTACACGTCGGGCACGCCGAAGCGGTCGGCGAGCGCGCGCGCTTTGGGACGGTCGTTGTCGCACAGGGCGACGAGCTGCGTCCCCCGCATCTTCGCCAGGACCGGCAGATGCGCGAGCTGCGCGATTGCGCCCGCGCCGACCACTCCGATTCGAACGGGTTCCTTCATCGGTCGCTCTGAGGCCTCTTACATGCCACGGATGCGACCAAAGTAATACGTGCCGCCGGCGCGAGCCTGCACCGAGCGCAGCCCACCCACGAGGTCGGCGCGCACGTTGGCTTCGACGCCGATCGAGCGCGAGATGCGGATGCCGAGCCCCGTGGTGGCATACACGCCGAAGCCGATGTCGTCGAGGTTCCGCTCGACGAACGTTCCCTTGATCAACTTCCCCTCGACGTTGATCACGTGCGCCGCAACGCCGAAGCCCGCGAATGGCTTGAGAACGTTGCTCGAGACCGGCGTGTACCGCATGTCGCCGCCGAACGTCACGTCGAACACGTCGATGCGCGACGGTTGAACCCGCGCCGACGTGTCCGTGAGGTTCTTGTCGATCGCGTCCACGAACTCCCGTACCACCGCGTCCCGATAACGGGACTCCCAGTAGCTCACCGAAAAGTTGAGATGCCAATGCTGGCCGATCGGGCCGTATTCGGCCTGCGTGGCGTAGACGGTCGCCGGTTCCACCTGCGACGGCAGCACCCGGCCGATCGACGCGCCGAGCGAAATGATCTGGAGTCGGTCGAGGTTAATGAGCGAACCACCCCCGGCGCCCTGAGATCGCGCGATGCAGGGGTTCGCGCCGACCGCGAGCACCGAGAACGCAGCCGCGGCGGCGCTACGGCGCAGGCCCGATCGTCGTGCCTGGATAGTAGGCCTGGAGAATCTCGCGAAAATCCTGGCCGGCGCGCGCGCGCCCGATCGCGCCCCACTGACACATGCCGACACCATGCCCATAGCCCATCCCGTGGAGCGTGAGACGCGCGAGCGAGCCGTCGGGCGCCGGCGCCGTTGCGACGGAAAAATAGGTGCTCTCCAGAATCTCGCCACCGGGTTTGCGGAGTACGAACCGAATGTCGTTGCCGCGCAGCACGAAGTTCCCCCGCTCCGTCGACACCGTGAGCGTCCCGACCCGCCCCGACGGCGTGTGTGAAGCGATCGAAATGTCTCGCACGGCCCCCGGCTTCCTGCCCGGCACGCTCGCGTAGGTCGCGAGGTACTGGGCGACCGCCGCGTTCAGTGTCGTGGCGTCGAAGGCACGGGTCCACGCGAATCGCGGCGCACCGTCGCAATAGAAGCGGTTCGTTCCAGGAATACGGTCGCTCACCGCCCGAAGATACGGTTCGTCGTTCGTTCGCCAGATCTCCGACGCCGCGGCCGTAGATCCGCCGCACGCCGAGTGGTACGGCGCGTTCACCACTCTGCCGGCGTACATCACGACGATCCAGCGCGTCGACTCCACCGCCTGCGATCCGACCGCCGTCTCGGCGGCGACGCCGCCGTACACCTGATCCAGGACGCCGCTCGTGACGTCGTACGCGCGCGACGGCGCGAGATGGATGTACGCGTAGCTCCGCGCCGTGACGGCCTGCGCTTGCACCGCCGCCGAGTCGCCTGGCGGGCGCTCGCCCATCTCCTGCGGAACGACCCCGAGCAAATAATCCTCGATCGACAGCGCGTTGATCTCGGCGAGCCCGCTGTCCGATCCGGTGAACACCAGATCCCCGCGGTACGGTGACCCGTCGAGCGCCATCAGGCCCGACCCGACCGGCTGCGCTCGGATCGATCCTTCGGCCCACACGGTTGGAACGCCGTCCGGACGCACGGCGCGAACGCGGCGCCCGTCGCGTTCGATCCGCCAGGCGGCGCCCGCGTTGCCCCGAGCCATCAGGCTGCCGCCGCTGCCGAGCAGATTGAACCCCGAAGGGGACGACACGCGCGCCGAGGCCGCGCGGCCCCCCCCCGATAGCAGAACGCGAATGAGCGTCTCGGACTTTTGAGGCGGCGGAGGCCCCGCTTCACCTGAATGGCCCGGCGACGCGATTGCGCAGAGCGTGGCAGCGGCGAGCGCCGTCCAGATGGTCATGCCACCGTTGC is from Gemmatimonadaceae bacterium and encodes:
- a CDS encoding SpoIID/LytB domain-containing protein; translation: MTIWTALAAATLCAIASPGHSGEAGPPPPQKSETLIRVLLSGGGRAASARVSSPSGFNLLGSGGSLMARGNAGAAWRIERDGRRVRAVRPDGVPTVWAEGSIRAQPVGSGLMALDGSPYRGDLVFTGSDSGLAEINALSIEDYLLGVVPQEMGERPPGDSAAVQAQAVTARSYAYIHLAPSRAYDVTSGVLDQVYGGVAAETAVGSQAVESTRWIVVMYAGRVVNAPYHSACGGSTAAASEIWRTNDEPYLRAVSDRIPGTNRFYCDGAPRFAWTRAFDATTLNAAVAQYLATYASVPGRKPGAVRDISIASHTPSGRVGTLTVSTERGNFVLRGNDIRFVLRKPGGEILESTYFSVATAPAPDGSLARLTLHGMGYGHGVGMCQWGAIGRARAGQDFREILQAYYPGTTIGPAP